Proteins from a genomic interval of Kitasatospora herbaricolor:
- a CDS encoding gamma-glutamyl-gamma-aminobutyrate hydrolase family protein, whose protein sequence is MRKPLIGISTYWLDSVVWNDSRESPAAFLPTHYVHMLQASGGTVLMLPPDQPTVAEHVVAQLDGLVIAGGPDVAPEHYGAVRDLRTGPPSVARDNWELALIKAAVATRAPLLGICRGMQLLNVSLGGTLVQHLDGHLTPGIFGAHPVNPIPGTLYHSLVPERSTVATYHHQAVHQLGVGLVPSALADDGTIEAIEAVGTQWVLGVQWHPEMGSDTRVLEGLVKAANRR, encoded by the coding sequence ATGCGCAAGCCACTGATAGGCATCAGTACCTACTGGCTGGACTCAGTCGTCTGGAATGATTCCCGGGAATCTCCGGCCGCTTTCCTTCCCACCCACTACGTGCACATGCTGCAGGCAAGCGGCGGCACGGTCCTGATGCTTCCCCCCGATCAGCCGACCGTGGCGGAACACGTGGTCGCCCAACTCGACGGCCTCGTCATCGCTGGAGGACCCGATGTGGCGCCGGAACACTACGGCGCAGTGCGCGACTTGCGCACCGGACCGCCCTCGGTGGCGCGCGACAACTGGGAACTCGCTCTGATCAAAGCCGCCGTCGCCACGAGGGCTCCCCTGCTGGGGATCTGCCGGGGGATGCAGCTCCTGAACGTGTCCCTCGGCGGAACCCTGGTGCAGCACCTGGACGGTCACCTGACGCCCGGCATCTTCGGCGCACACCCTGTCAATCCGATACCGGGAACCCTGTACCACTCGTTGGTCCCCGAGAGGAGCACGGTCGCGACCTACCACCACCAGGCTGTCCACCAGCTGGGCGTGGGCCTGGTGCCGAGCGCCCTCGCCGACGACGGCACCATCGAAGCCATCGAGGCCGTGGGCACACAGTGGGTCCTCGGTGTGCAATGGCACCCCGAAATGGGATCCGACACCCGCGTCCTGGAAGGACTTGTCAAAGCGGCGAACCGACGCTGA